The Bacillota bacterium genome segment GGGGCTCAGCGCAGTCTTGGCCCCCACATGGCTAGGTGCGGGCTTCGCCCGGCTGGACGCGCCCGCACTGGTCTATTTCGGATTGACCCTGCTCACCTTGGCCTGGACCTCGCGCAAGAGGGAGCGCTGGAAGGGCCTAAGCCCTCTCCTCTCCTATGGGAGTTACCTCTGGGTACTCCTGGGGCGCTAGGCGCCCTTCTCCCTCCGGTAGGGCAATGGTACGTACTGGATAGAAGGCCTCCGGCCGGACGGCTGCGGGTAGTGGTCCATGAGCCTGTATATCTCCTCCGGCAGCGCCCCGCACACAGGGAGCCCCAGGCGGGCGAGTTCCTCGCAGGTTATCGGGTAGTCATGGGTCCAGTGGCCATCGGTGAGGTAGTCAGCGACGAATTCGGCCTTCTCTTCGTCAAGGCGTTCCTTGAGAACCTCCAGGACGGTAGCCTTTACCTGGCTCATGGCCTTAGCAGCTACGTCCGCCAGGATCAGCGTCTCGTCGTCCACCCTCTCCCGGGGCTTCATGTCCACAGCCTTGAGAACGGACACCGCCGGGAAGTTCCCAACCTGGGGGTCCAGGGGACCCAGGACCGCATTCTCGTCCATGACGATCTCGTCCGCGGCCAGTGCAACCAGGGTGCCCCCGGACATCGCATAGTGGGGCACGAACACGGTGACCTTCGCAGGGTGGCGCCGCAGGGCCCTGGCTATCTGCTCCGAGGCCAGCACAAGCCCACCCGGCGTGTGGAGCAGGAGGTCCAAGGGCATGTCGTCCGGCGTCATGCGAATGGCCCTCAGCACCTGCTCGGAGTCTTCAATGTTGATGTAGCGCGAGAGAGGCAGCCCGAAGAAGGCCAGGGCCTCCTGCCTGTGGATCATGCTGATGAAGCGGGAGCCCCTCTTCTTCTCCAGTTGCCTCATTATCCGGATGCGCTCCATTTCCAGCTGCCTCTGGCGGATGACGGGCACCAGGGTAAACAGGATTAATATAAGCCATATCCAGCCGAAATTATTCACTGCCCCGGCCTCCTTTCACCATGTGTTACAGGGATGACTCAAGTCATGATTGCTTGCTTCTCCATGGTAATGCCCCATACCTGCAAAGGAACCCCGAGGGAATGGCGTGGGAGGTCTTGCCTCATTCCAAGGATACAAGCAGGGAAATGTTTCGCCCGAGGATAGGATAGTACTCCTTCAGCCCTAGAACCTCGAGTTTCTCCTGGGTCCGGGCGGGCAGGTCTTCAAGGGGCAATCCCTCCAGGATCATTGAGGTGTCCGCCAGGTCAAAGGTGCCCTGCACGGTCACCCTGCCCAGGTAGTCCCGGTTCTGGGGGCACACCGCCTGGCACCTCATACACCCCACAAGGCAGTGGTGCCAGCGGGGGTCCAGCCACGAGGGGAAGTGCCCGCCCATCTCGTTGAAGCTGGTGAGGCACCGGTCAGCCCCGATGAGAAACCTGTCCCGGCGGATGCTGCCCGTGGGACACTGGCTCATACAGGCCGAGCACCCCTCGCAGGCATCCATGGACTTGGCCTCCCGCCAGTCATCGTCCTGGGGCAAGAGGCCGGCATAGTATGTCATGAGCCGGCAGAAACTCCCCATTCCCCCTACGTAGCAAATGTTGTTTCGCCCGTACTCACCGAGGCCGCTCCTGGCCGCCAGGAGCTTCGCGGGAAGCTCGGCCCTCTTGAAATGGAGACCCTCGGCCCCCAGTGTGCCTGAGAGGACCCCGGAGACCCTCTGCTCATCCTCCCTGTAGACGTATGTGGGAGGCACGGTGAAGGAGCGGCTGCCGTCCCTAAAGCTGAACCTCACCTCAGCCACTGGACTTGGAACGGCAACCACCACCAGGGACTGGGCGCCCGGGAGGTGGTCGTCACAAGCCCGGAACCGCCCAGAAAACCAGGTCTCGAAGAATGCCCTATCCATTTGCTTGTAATGCCCGGCCATCTCCCTCTCCACGTCCTCCCACCTCTGGATGGGAAGGATCTTCACCCTGGCTCCCAGGCCTTCCAGGGCAGCGGTGAACCTGCCTGCCACACTGCTCGCCACGGGGGCACCCCCTTCTTTGTTGTAACCACCGTTTTGACTTACGGGGGTTACAGGACTATAATTAACATACCACGGGCACATGTAACGGTCAATAGTCCAATAGGGGGTTACAACCCTTGGAAAGCCTTTGCCTGGATTTCGTGAACACCAAGTGGTATAACACCCACAGTCTCTTCCGGGAACCCCTGGGGGATCCCACTTGGCTCAAGGGGTTCCTTGCCAAGTGGAGCCTGGAGGTCCCGGATTCTCCCGGATCCGCAGACCTGGCCTCACTATTGCACCTTCGCACCTTCCTGGAGGGGCTCCTGGCCAGGGTGGCCCAGGGGCAGGCACTCACCCAGGAGGACCTGGGCGCGCTGAACGCCTACCTATCACTATGCCGTCTCGGGCGGGTCTTTTCGGGAAAGACAGGCAATGAGAGGGTCGTGCTGGTGCCCTTTGAGAAGGACTGGGACTGGGTACTCTCAGAGATCGCCGCCTCCTGCGCAAACCTCCTGGCCCAAAGGGAGCGCAGCCGGATCAAGATCTGCGAAAACCCTGACTGCAAGTGGGTCTTCTACGATGAGAGCCGGAGCCGGAACCGGCGCTGGTGCGATAAAACCTGCGGCAACCTCTTGAAGGTTAGGAGGTTCCGGGCAAGGAAGAGGCAGTCAGGGGGCTAGGGCCCAACATGATAGCCCCAACTCGAGTGCCAGTTCAATGGACTGGTCCAATGTTCCCAAGACCGGAACCTGGCTTGCACGAAACGTGCCACCCTCCGGAAGGAATATTCCAGCCCATTGCCCAGGCCTTGGCAGGAAACGCTCCGCGCGTGTCGAAGTCCACACCGAGAGGGAGATGAACCCCAGGGTCCATGCGGCCCTTTTAAAAAGCTCAGATATGTGAATGAGTTCACAATATTGAAGCCGGGGTTGACATTCTCCCCAAAAGGGGGTTTCATGGATAGGAGGACCCTGAGAATGCTGGTCCAATTGACGTGTCTAGAACCGGTTATGCTTGTACTTAACGAAATAGGAACTATGGATCGGTGGGCCAATAGGCCCGGCAGGGAATGGAGCATTCCTGGACCGCGGCCCCTTCACATCCTGCGCTGATAGCAGGCACGGAGCCTGGTCCCCTGGAGATAACGACTAACTGGAAAGAGGCGGATCCACAATGGACGCATCCGTAACAGCCCTTGTAATCCTTGGAGTTGTCATCGTGCTTTACATAACGGAGAAGATACCCCTGGCCCTCACATCGGTGGGCGCCTGTGTTGCACTGGCCCTCTTCAATGTGGTGGACTTTTCCGTTGCCTTCAGCGGCTTTTCCTCCCAGGTTGTGTTCCTGGTTGGAGGCATGATAGTGGTGGGCACCGCACTGTTCGAGACCGGCGTCGCCCAGGAGATGGGTCGTGTCCTGGCAAGGGTGACCGGCAACAGCGAGCGCAAGGTGATGCTGGTCGTCATGGTGGTAGTGGGCCTGCTCTCAGGCTTCCTGAACAACTCGTCCGCCACAGCCCTCTTCATCCCCGTTATCATGGGGATGGCCGCGGCTTCCCGGGGGAAGGTGAGAGCCAAGAACCTCCTGATGCCCTTGGCCTTCGCCGCCAACACTGGGGGTATGCTGACCCTGGTGGGGTCCACTCCCCCCCTGATAGTCCAAGGCATCCTGGACACCGCGGGATTGAAGCCCTTTGGCTTCTTCGAGTTCGCCCTGATCGGTGGCCCCCTTCTGGTCCTGCTCATCCTCTACATGCAGACCCTTGGGTACAAGATCGAGCAATCCGTCTTCTACGGCACCGTGACCAAGAAGACCACCCCCTCCAAGGTGAGCCTGACCCATCACTCCGGCAATGAAAAGCCCAAGGATAAGAGGAAGATGATCACCTGTTCCGCCATAATGGCCCTGTGCGTAGTGCTCTTTGCCACTGAGGCCATCCCGGTTCACCTTACATCGATGCTCGGAGCGGTGCTGGTAATACTCACGGGCTGTATCTCGGAGAAGGATACCTACAGGGATATGGACTGGACCACACTCCTGGTCCTGGCGGGCTCCATGGGTCTTGCCGCAGGCCTTGACAAGAGCGGCGCCGGCCGCCTCATTGCGGACACCGCCATAGGCGCCCTGGGCAGCCAGCCCAATCCCTTCCTCATCCTGGCGGTGATCAGCGGTCTCGGGATGGTCATGACACAGGTAATGTCCAACACTGCCACCACAGCCATGCTGGCCCCCATAGCGCTCTTCATGTGCCAGGGGCTGGGCATATCCCCCTACCCAGTGCTCATGGCCCTGGCGACGGCCTGCGCCGCCGCCTACTGCACGCCTGTGGGCACCCCCCCCAACACCCTGGTGCTGCAGGGAGGCTACAGGTTCAAGGACTACCTGATGGTGGGGGGCATCTTCAACCTGATAGCCTACGCAGGGATCCTCGCCATCGTCCCTGTGGTATGGCCCTTCTAGAGTCCTAAGAACGGGTGGGGGGGCGTCTAGCCCCCGTCCCCCCACACCATCCGGCATGCCGGTCTGCACCGGGCGGTTAAGGGTTGTTAACGGAGCGCCAGGTAGCGAGCGGCAAGCCTATCAGCCCTGCCTGCGCCAGTATTCAAGGTCCAAGGCCTGGTTAGGCGGGGCACCCGCCATGAACGAGGATCAGCCCGTTACCTGCTTCCCCGTGGGATGAAGATTCCGCTTGAGAAATACAAGGCGCAGTGGTATGGTAGAACGCTGGTGGAAATCGACCAGTGGTTCCCATCCAGCAAACTCTGTCACGACTCGGTTACAGGATGGATAAGATGCCGCTTTCAATCAGGGAGTGGACATGTCCTGAGTGCGGAGCCATTCACGACCGGGACGAGAATGCAGCGTGGAACATAGAAGCGCAGGGGCTTCGTCTCCTCGGCCTTTCGGCCGTTCATTGAGGGGCGGGCCTTGAAAGAGGCCGGCCTACTCTATCAAACGGGGTCTAGAGTCAATGAGGAACGGAACACGTCTTACCGGGGAAATTGGGGAAGAGTCGCGCATTAGCGGTCTAGTCCATGACTGGTGAACACTTGCAGCTACTTCCGTTCAATAAAGGCAGGGTAGCGGCCTGGCAGGAATCATCCCCATTGGGCAGGTTGGTTTTGAACGCTCGGCACCAACACCACAGTACATCTGAGAACACATCACCCACCGTTGCCTCGGCCAGCCGCAGGGCAGACCAGCCTGCCTCAGCCAGGCTGGTGGTCACCCGGCTATTCAGGTCATGCCACTTATCGATCTTAACCTCAATCCATGAGCCGCCCGGCGGGGACAGGCTGAACCGGCAACCTGAGGCCGAAGGCGCCAGAAGGGTGATCCTGTCATCGAGGCTTAGTCCAGCGCCAGTCTCCTAGACTCGTCAACCGAGGGCAGCACCCTCCCACATGTCTCAACCAGGCTTATTTCTCTCTCTTCCAGCCCGTACGCATCATACACAAGGCAATCCAGGGCGGCCTCCAGGCGAGCCTCCACATCACGGTCACCAGCACCCCTGGCATGAGTGATGCGCTGGGCCAGGGAGGCGATGCCCTCGGCATGGATCACTGGTGCCAGGGGGAGCGACCTGAGCTCGTAGGGCTTGGTGTTGAAGGTCCTGGAGAAGACGGAAAAGCGCCAGTCAAGAAGGCTCGAGTTCAGCAGGCCCAGCACATACCAGGGGTCAACGCCCTCCCTGGGGAACAGGTACCGGACACCGTTGGAGAGAACGGCCTCCGTCTCCAGGAGGGCAAAGTGAAGCCTCCTTGCCTCCCCCCGGTGCACCATTTGCCTGCCAATGAGGACCGGGCGCCGAGCTGTGGACGTGATGGCCGCCGGTCTCCTGGCGAGGAATTCCTGGCGGTTCACCCACGGGGGCAACCGGCCGGCCGCCCGCAGGTCCACCCGGTACCGGCGCACGTGGATCCCCCTGAGAAGG includes the following:
- a CDS encoding 4Fe-4S double cluster binding domain-containing protein, which codes for MASSVAGRFTAALEGLGARVKILPIQRWEDVEREMAGHYKQMDRAFFETWFSGRFRACDDHLPGAQSLVVVAVPSPVAEVRFSFRDGSRSFTVPPTYVYREDEQRVSGVLSGTLGAEGLHFKRAELPAKLLAARSGLGEYGRNNICYVGGMGSFCRLMTYYAGLLPQDDDWREAKSMDACEGCSACMSQCPTGSIRRDRFLIGADRCLTSFNEMGGHFPSWLDPRWHHCLVGCMRCQAVCPQNRDYLGRVTVQGTFDLADTSMILEGLPLEDLPARTQEKLEVLGLKEYYPILGRNISLLVSLE
- a CDS encoding CGNR zinc finger domain-containing protein codes for the protein MESLCLDFVNTKWYNTHSLFREPLGDPTWLKGFLAKWSLEVPDSPGSADLASLLHLRTFLEGLLARVAQGQALTQEDLGALNAYLSLCRLGRVFSGKTGNERVVLVPFEKDWDWVLSEIAASCANLLAQRERSRIKICENPDCKWVFYDESRSRNRRWCDKTCGNLLKVRRFRARKRQSGG
- a CDS encoding SLC13 family permease, which translates into the protein MDASVTALVILGVVIVLYITEKIPLALTSVGACVALALFNVVDFSVAFSGFSSQVVFLVGGMIVVGTALFETGVAQEMGRVLARVTGNSERKVMLVVMVVVGLLSGFLNNSSATALFIPVIMGMAAASRGKVRAKNLLMPLAFAANTGGMLTLVGSTPPLIVQGILDTAGLKPFGFFEFALIGGPLLVLLILYMQTLGYKIEQSVFYGTVTKKTTPSKVSLTHHSGNEKPKDKRKMITCSAIMALCVVLFATEAIPVHLTSMLGAVLVILTGCISEKDTYRDMDWTTLLVLAGSMGLAAGLDKSGAGRLIADTAIGALGSQPNPFLILAVISGLGMVMTQVMSNTATTAMLAPIALFMCQGLGISPYPVLMALATACAAAYCTPVGTPPNTLVLQGGYRFKDYLMVGGIFNLIAYAGILAIVPVVWPF